DNA from Nitrospirota bacterium:
AGCTTCCCGCAAAGCAGTGTGGCGCCCGCCGCCCTGCTCGAACGGGCCATCGTTCGCCGACAGCAGGTCTGCTCTTCCGCCGATCGCTGCAACTTCACCGCGACCTTGGAAGTCTTCCGGGATGTCTTCGACGGACGGGCCACGGTCAAGGGAAAGGAAACCGGCGTCGAAATCCTCCTCGAGGACCTGCGTGAAACCGCCGGGATCCGGACGAACGAGCGACCGGTACTGAAAAAATCCGTCGACTCCTTTCTGGGCATCGTCACCGGAATGACTCATCTTGAACTTCGAAAGGAGGCCCTCCGGAAAATCGCCTCCGCCTACCAGGCCCTGAATTATCCCGAAGACGCCAAGCGGACGCTCCGGCTCATCGGACCCTCTTCGTAGGCGGGATTTAATCCCCACAGGCCGCATTGACACAGCGCGTCGAGCGGCTATAATCCAAGCCGATGTCCGGTCATAATAAGTGGAGCAAAGTTAAGCACAAAAAGGGCAAGGCAGACGCCCAGAAGGGCAAAATCTATACCAAGCTCATCCGCGAAATCATGGTGGCCGCCCGGAACGGCATACCCGATCCCGAAATGAACGCCTCGCTCCGTCTCGCCATCACCAAGGCGCGCGAAGCGAACATGCCGAACGACAACGTCGAACGGGCCATTTTGAAAGCCACGGGTGGCGACGAAGGTTTCGCACTGGAAGAGGCCGTATTCGAGGGATATGGTCCGGGAGGCGTGGCTGTTCTGGTCCATGTGGTCACGGACAACCGAAAACGCGCCGTGGCCGACCTCCGAAATCTGTTTACCAAGCTCGGCGGAAATCTGGGCGAA
Protein-coding regions in this window:
- a CDS encoding YebC/PmpR family DNA-binding transcriptional regulator codes for the protein MSGHNKWSKVKHKKGKADAQKGKIYTKLIREIMVAARNGIPDPEMNASLRLAITKAREANMPNDNVERAILKATGGDEGFALEEAVFEGYGPGGVAVLVHVVTDNRKRAVADLRNLFTKLGGNLGESGCVSWVFDKKAVFTFDRSAVDPEKLLDMALDAGADDVKEDGNDVTVTSPPNEFEKLRKLFEEKNLKPTIAQISMIPKNTVPLAGMEAEKFVKFMSTLEEHDDVQNVYANFDIPDEILEKAA